A part of Melittangium boletus DSM 14713 genomic DNA contains:
- a CDS encoding IS701 family transposase: MDAQGVERLEAYFQKIGDVLGGDSRRGSFALYALGLLGEGERKSVEPIAARACPDPDKTEAMHQRLLHFAVNSRWSDREVRREATGYALGAMTQREPIEAWIVDDTGFLKQGKHSVGVQRQYTGSAGKITNCQIGVSLSLATRTEHLPIDFELYLPESWVNDSARRQEARIPEEVTFKTKPQLAVQMIRRAIADGVPKGVALADSAYGSSSEFRAQVRSLGLHYAVGVDPQTAVCLLDDEGRPQGEAMSVKDMASHLHERGGFRRCTWRCGTREPLWARFALRRVIAAGVPKSQQEPLWLLIEWREGESEPANYFLVSVPERMSKKQLIRLVMQRWRTERVYEDLKGELGLDHYEGRRFPGWHHHVSVALCCYAFIIAERARHFPPSARGAGEAHAQPLQA; encoded by the coding sequence ATGGACGCCCAGGGAGTTGAACGACTCGAGGCGTATTTCCAAAAGATTGGCGACGTCTTGGGCGGGGACAGTCGCCGAGGTTCCTTTGCCCTTTATGCCCTGGGCCTCCTGGGGGAGGGCGAGCGCAAGAGCGTCGAGCCCATTGCCGCGCGGGCCTGCCCCGACCCCGACAAGACCGAGGCCATGCACCAGCGCCTGCTTCACTTCGCTGTCAACTCCCGCTGGAGCGATCGGGAGGTTCGCCGAGAGGCCACTGGCTATGCCCTTGGCGCCATGACGCAGCGCGAGCCCATCGAGGCATGGATTGTCGACGACACCGGCTTTCTCAAGCAAGGCAAGCATTCGGTGGGCGTGCAGCGGCAATACACCGGCTCGGCGGGCAAAATCACCAACTGCCAGATTGGCGTCAGCCTCAGCCTCGCCACCCGCACCGAGCACCTCCCCATCGACTTCGAGCTGTACCTGCCCGAGTCCTGGGTCAATGACTCCGCTCGTCGTCAGGAGGCCCGAATCCCCGAGGAGGTGACTTTCAAGACAAAACCCCAGTTGGCTGTGCAGATGATTCGTCGAGCGATAGCGGACGGCGTTCCCAAAGGAGTCGCCCTGGCGGACTCCGCGTATGGCTCCTCCAGTGAGTTCCGCGCACAGGTGCGCTCCTTGGGGCTGCATTATGCAGTGGGTGTAGACCCCCAAACGGCCGTTTGCCTCCTCGACGACGAGGGACGCCCCCAGGGCGAGGCGATGAGCGTCAAGGACATGGCTTCGCACCTGCACGAGCGCGGAGGCTTTCGACGCTGCACCTGGCGCTGCGGCACCCGTGAGCCGCTCTGGGCGCGTTTCGCCTTGCGTCGTGTGATTGCCGCGGGAGTTCCCAAAAGCCAACAAGAACCGCTCTGGCTGCTCATTGAATGGCGCGAAGGTGAGTCCGAGCCGGCTAACTATTTCCTTGTTTCAGTGCCAGAGCGCATGAGTAAGAAACAGCTCATCCGTCTTGTCATGCAGCGCTGGCGAACCGAGCGCGTCTACGAGGACTTGAAGGGAGAGCTCGGGCTCGACCACTACGAGGGTCGGCGCTTTCCAGGTTGGCACCACCACGTCTCCGTCGCCCTGTGCTGCTACGCGTTCATCATCGCCGAACGCGCGCGGCATTTTCCCCCCTCGGCCCGAGGGGCGGGTGAAGCCCACGCGCAGCCGCTCCAGGCCTGA
- a CDS encoding DUF6444 domain-containing protein: MMEGDPRDARIAELEEQVAARDARIAELTALVEALTRRVAELEARLGQNSTNSSRPPSSDPLGTKRKPRRPEKRRRPGGQPGHEPHKRELLPEEQVDRVVDLPPPKQCERCEHELEGTRQQALRHQVVEVPPLKPVVTEYRCHGLTCAHCGTLNRALLPPEVAGHVFGARLSALVCLRVGKYRLSKRLVQEALSDLLGVRLSLGAVSNREREMSQALAAPMEQAERFIRDQERAMDETSWVEGPGLIQSPTGEVIPPGPTEEVRCPRTGQGGASSAGLIAWHEPETGRTRAS; the protein is encoded by the coding sequence ATGATGGAAGGAGACCCTCGAGACGCGCGCATCGCGGAGTTGGAAGAGCAGGTGGCCGCCAGAGACGCGCGCATCGCGGAACTGACGGCCCTGGTCGAGGCGCTCACTCGCCGAGTAGCGGAGTTGGAGGCCCGCCTGGGGCAGAACTCCACCAACTCCTCGAGACCGCCGTCGTCGGACCCGCTTGGAACGAAGCGAAAGCCAAGGCGGCCCGAAAAGCGCCGCCGCCCAGGCGGGCAGCCCGGCCACGAGCCCCACAAGCGGGAGTTGCTACCAGAAGAGCAAGTCGACCGTGTCGTCGACTTGCCACCGCCCAAGCAGTGCGAGCGCTGCGAGCACGAGCTGGAGGGCACGCGGCAGCAGGCGCTGCGGCACCAGGTGGTGGAAGTGCCACCGCTCAAGCCTGTCGTCACGGAGTACCGTTGCCATGGGCTGACGTGTGCACACTGTGGCACGTTGAATCGGGCCCTGCTTCCACCAGAAGTGGCTGGCCATGTGTTTGGCGCTCGCCTGTCGGCGCTGGTGTGCCTGCGGGTAGGCAAGTACCGGCTTTCCAAACGGCTGGTACAGGAGGCGCTGTCGGACTTGCTGGGAGTGCGCCTGTCGCTGGGTGCCGTCAGCAACCGGGAGCGGGAGATGAGCCAGGCCCTGGCGGCGCCCATGGAGCAGGCGGAGCGTTTCATCCGCGACCAGGAGCGGGCCATGGATGAGACGAGCTGGGTGGAGGGGCCAGGCTTGATTCAAAGTCCCACGGGAGAAGTTATCCCACCTGGACCTACGGAGGAGGTAAGGTGCCCGCGGACGGGACAAGGTGGCGCGAGCAGCGCGGGGCTGATCGCGTGGCACGAGCCCGAAACAGGCAGGACGCGGGCCAGTTGA
- a CDS encoding transposase family protein, with product MLTRLGVTFKQIVDPRASRGKRHELGAMLSLLVQGLATGRRVLRQVEALGADLVREGTGPAGLRGPVSDTTLDRLLSQLKPEGLDKVLRQLVRTALERGVLRQDRMAAGVVSIDGKAGESTRGQAPCEPCHTLRDEQGQEYWYPFALRAALTSSGACPVLDQMMLEGKQGEATAFPKLLKRVVEKYGEHFKYVTGDAGLTSAANARAVREAGKHYVFAVKENFQRLHDVMWVALGTAPVQVRPDPKSEREVLKGAGPGASRFRQERGVLPAGARERSASGRATG from the coding sequence ATGTTGACGCGGTTGGGAGTAACGTTCAAGCAGATAGTGGACCCAAGGGCCAGCCGCGGCAAGAGACACGAGTTGGGGGCGATGCTGTCGCTGCTGGTGCAAGGGCTGGCGACCGGAAGAAGAGTGCTGAGACAGGTAGAGGCGTTGGGTGCGGACTTGGTGCGCGAGGGGACAGGGCCAGCGGGATTGCGCGGACCGGTATCAGACACGACCTTGGACAGACTGCTCAGTCAGCTCAAGCCCGAGGGGTTGGACAAGGTGCTGCGGCAGTTGGTGCGGACGGCGCTCGAGCGGGGAGTGCTGCGTCAGGACAGGATGGCGGCGGGAGTGGTGTCGATTGACGGCAAGGCGGGGGAGAGCACGCGAGGACAAGCGCCCTGCGAGCCATGTCACACACTGAGAGACGAGCAGGGGCAAGAGTATTGGTACCCTTTCGCGCTGCGAGCGGCGCTCACCAGCAGCGGAGCGTGCCCGGTGCTCGACCAGATGATGCTGGAGGGCAAGCAAGGAGAGGCGACGGCCTTCCCCAAGCTGCTCAAGCGGGTGGTGGAGAAGTATGGAGAGCACTTCAAATACGTGACGGGGGACGCGGGGCTGACGAGCGCGGCGAACGCGAGAGCGGTGAGAGAGGCAGGCAAACATTATGTGTTCGCCGTGAAGGAGAACTTCCAGCGCTTGCATGACGTGATGTGGGTGGCGCTGGGGACAGCACCCGTACAGGTCAGGCCTGATCCAAAGTCCGAGAGGGAGGTTTTGAAGGGGGCGGGCCCGGGGGCAAGCCGTTTCAGGCAAGAGCGTGGCGTGCTCCCAGCAGGCGCTCGCGAGAGGAGCGCCTCGGGGAGGGCAACTGGCTGA
- a CDS encoding IS5 family transposase, with product MSDLPMPDRQRYPTDLTDKQWALVEPFVRASHCGPQEVLHPRREVVNAILYIKRTGAQWRYMPHDLPDWRIVYHYFARWKKDGTWKNLNDELRREVRTKEGHEEEPTAGVLDSQSVKTVQEAETKGYDAGKKIKGRKRHLLVDALGLLLVSWISTADVQDRDGARKVLPVAAQQYPTLKKTWVDGGYSGERVQAVATKTGINVEVVKRSDQAKGFVLLPKRWIVERTFGWLNRQRRLSKDYERKESSSEAFIHISMIDLMLRRLA from the coding sequence ATGAGCGATCTTCCCATGCCCGATAGGCAGCGCTATCCCACGGACCTGACGGACAAACAATGGGCGCTGGTAGAACCCTTCGTCCGGGCCAGCCACTGTGGGCCCCAAGAGGTGCTACATCCACGGCGAGAAGTGGTCAACGCCATCCTGTACATCAAGCGCACGGGAGCGCAGTGGCGATACATGCCGCACGACTTGCCGGACTGGCGGATTGTCTATCACTACTTCGCGCGCTGGAAGAAGGATGGGACGTGGAAGAATCTCAACGATGAGTTGAGGCGAGAGGTGCGCACGAAGGAGGGACATGAGGAGGAGCCAACGGCGGGAGTCCTGGACAGCCAGAGCGTCAAGACGGTGCAAGAGGCGGAGACGAAGGGATATGACGCGGGAAAGAAAATCAAAGGCAGGAAGAGGCACCTGCTGGTTGATGCCCTGGGGCTGTTGCTCGTCTCATGGATAAGCACGGCGGATGTTCAGGACAGGGATGGCGCGCGGAAGGTGTTACCAGTGGCTGCACAGCAGTATCCCACGCTCAAGAAGACTTGGGTGGATGGCGGATATTCTGGGGAGCGTGTGCAGGCCGTGGCCACGAAGACAGGCATCAACGTCGAAGTGGTGAAGCGCTCAGACCAAGCGAAGGGCTTTGTTCTATTGCCCAAGCGATGGATAGTTGAGAGGACTTTCGGGTGGTTGAATCGCCAGCGGCGCTTGTCCAAGGACTACGAGCGTAAGGAGTCTTCATCCGAAGCGTTTATTCACATCAGTATGATCGACCTCATGTTGCGGAGGCTTGCCTGA
- a CDS encoding IS4 family transposase, translating into MVRRTLEHALSSQWIDEVFEANREQQYTRELLFSSVVDLMGVVALGLRPSLHAAAQSDPDLTVSLAALYDKVNHTEPQVVRALVQGSAERLLPVVRPMKKQGPWAAGYQVRVLDGNHLPASEKRLKPLREFRGAALPGQSLVVYAPELSLVVDVLPAEDAHAQERALMGPVLERVREGELWLADRNFSTSRILRAVHEKRAAFIIREHGVSPNPTALGERREVGRGPAGRVYEQAVRVEGEEPLELRRIEVELEEPTEDGETAIRLLTNVPEEKLSAVEVAQLYRKRWTIEGMFGELEAVLESEVRSLGRPRAALLAFGVAVLAYNVLSVVKTAVEASHDLEAANMQVSTYYIAAEVKFAYGGMMMVVEPEDWSGQEVRSAEQLSELLLELAKKVKPSTLRKHPRAAKKKVKKGYVPGEVARKHVATARVLKGEKIS; encoded by the coding sequence ATGGTGCGCCGCACGCTTGAGCATGCCCTGAGTTCGCAATGGATTGATGAGGTATTCGAAGCGAACCGAGAGCAGCAGTACACGCGCGAGTTGCTCTTCTCCTCGGTAGTGGATTTGATGGGAGTGGTGGCGCTGGGACTGCGACCGTCGCTGCACGCCGCGGCGCAGTCCGACCCGGACTTGACCGTCTCGCTGGCGGCGCTCTACGACAAAGTCAATCACACCGAGCCCCAGGTGGTGCGAGCCCTGGTGCAAGGGAGCGCGGAGAGGTTGTTGCCCGTGGTGCGGCCCATGAAGAAGCAGGGGCCGTGGGCGGCGGGTTACCAGGTGCGAGTCTTGGATGGCAATCACCTCCCCGCCAGTGAGAAGCGGCTCAAACCGTTGAGAGAATTCCGAGGAGCTGCGCTGCCCGGACAGTCGTTGGTGGTGTATGCGCCGGAGTTGAGCCTGGTGGTGGATGTGCTGCCGGCTGAAGACGCGCATGCACAAGAGCGGGCGTTGATGGGGCCGGTGTTGGAGCGAGTGCGGGAGGGAGAATTGTGGCTGGCGGACAGGAACTTCTCCACGAGCCGGATTCTGCGCGCGGTGCATGAAAAGAGAGCGGCCTTCATCATCCGAGAGCACGGCGTGTCGCCCAATCCGACCGCGCTGGGGGAGCGGAGGGAAGTAGGCCGAGGGCCAGCGGGACGTGTGTACGAGCAGGCAGTGCGAGTGGAGGGGGAAGAGCCGTTGGAGTTGAGACGGATTGAAGTGGAGTTGGAGGAGCCAACAGAAGACGGGGAAACAGCCATTCGGCTGCTCACGAACGTGCCCGAGGAGAAACTGAGCGCCGTGGAGGTAGCGCAGCTGTACAGGAAGCGCTGGACGATTGAAGGGATGTTTGGAGAGTTGGAGGCCGTGCTCGAGAGCGAGGTGCGGAGTTTGGGGAGACCACGAGCGGCGCTGCTGGCCTTTGGGGTGGCGGTACTGGCCTACAATGTGTTATCGGTGGTGAAAACCGCGGTGGAAGCCAGCCATGACCTGGAGGCTGCCAATATGCAGGTGTCCACCTATTACATTGCCGCCGAAGTGAAGTTCGCTTACGGAGGAATGATGATGGTGGTGGAGCCGGAGGACTGGAGCGGACAGGAGGTACGGAGCGCGGAGCAGTTGAGTGAGCTCCTGCTGGAGCTAGCGAAGAAGGTGAAGCCTTCCACATTGCGCAAACATCCCCGCGCCGCCAAGAAGAAGGTGAAGAAAGGCTATGTACCGGGAGAGGTGGCGCGCAAGCATGTGGCAACAGCACGTGTGCTCAAGGGCGAGAAAATCTCCTGA
- a CDS encoding ISAs1 family transposase encodes MLRQVEALSADLVREGTEPEGLRGPVSDTTLDRLLSQLEPEGLDKVLQQSVRTALRQGVLRQDRMAAGVVSIDGKAGESTRGQAPCEPNHTLRDEQGQEYWYPFALRAALTSSRACPVLDQMMLEGKQGEATAFPTLLGRVVEKYGEHFKYVTGDAGLTSAANAKAVREAGKHYLFAVKENFQRLYPMMWVALGTAPVQVSVRERARGEWVEREVRAVRVPETEEFPEAKQWVWVRSRREREGSLSEVETRLFVTSIPSGELSGQQLLTVVRGHWGIENGPNWTADVVLEEDTGSASLRGQAPVVLSWLRLLAYNLLALVRTHLPPKDGRPVSYARCQEVLYQGLLGLAVLPESLATLA; translated from the coding sequence GTGCTGCGACAGGTAGAGGCGTTGAGTGCGGACCTGGTGCGCGAAGGGACCGAGCCAGAGGGATTGCGCGGACCTGTGTCGGACACGACCTTGGATAGACTGCTCAGTCAGCTCGAGCCCGAGGGGTTGGACAAGGTGTTGCAGCAATCGGTGCGGACGGCGCTCAGGCAGGGAGTCCTGCGGCAGGACAGGATGGCAGCGGGAGTGGTGTCGATTGACGGCAAGGCGGGGGAGAGCACGCGAGGACAAGCGCCGTGCGAGCCGAACCACACGCTACGGGACGAGCAGGGGCAGGAGTATTGGTACCCCTTCGCGCTCAGGGCAGCGCTCACCAGCAGCAGGGCATGCCCGGTGCTCGACCAGATGATGCTGGAGGGCAAGCAAGGGGAGGCGACGGCCTTCCCCACGCTGCTGGGCAGGGTGGTGGAGAAGTATGGAGAGCATTTCAAATACGTGACGGGAGACGCGGGGCTGACGAGTGCGGCGAACGCGAAGGCGGTGAGAGAGGCGGGCAAGCATTACCTGTTCGCGGTGAAAGAGAACTTCCAGCGGCTCTACCCAATGATGTGGGTGGCGTTGGGGACAGCGCCCGTGCAGGTGTCGGTGCGAGAGCGAGCACGAGGCGAGTGGGTGGAGCGAGAGGTGAGAGCGGTGCGAGTGCCCGAGACGGAAGAGTTTCCCGAAGCGAAGCAATGGGTGTGGGTGCGCAGCAGGCGGGAGCGGGAGGGGAGCTTGTCCGAGGTGGAAACGAGATTGTTTGTCACCTCCATCCCCAGCGGGGAGTTGTCCGGACAGCAGCTGCTGACGGTGGTGAGAGGGCATTGGGGAATAGAGAACGGGCCGAATTGGACGGCGGACGTGGTGTTGGAGGAAGACACGGGCTCGGCGAGCTTGAGAGGACAAGCACCGGTGGTGCTCAGTTGGCTGCGCTTGCTGGCCTACAACCTGTTGGCGCTGGTGCGTACGCACCTGCCGCCAAAGGATGGACGGCCCGTGTCGTATGCCCGCTGCCAGGAAGTGCTCTACCAAGGCTTGCTGGGCCTGGCGGTGCTCCCGGAGAGTCTGGCCACGCTTGCCTGA